A window from Mangifera indica cultivar Alphonso chromosome 2, CATAS_Mindica_2.1, whole genome shotgun sequence encodes these proteins:
- the LOC123199857 gene encoding uncharacterized protein LOC123199857 isoform X2, giving the protein MPSSASFQNLKFLNVYGVDGLVALTTPSVARSLVQLRELKLSFCEILVEIIENEGDATTSSKIVFDNLKLLYLTQLQCLTCFCSGNYSFNFSLLEELTIEECPNLKTFSQGMLSTPKLRKVNYEGLVIENEGNDLNKIIHGLCKKKGEEISVDVKYKAFRDDNSTKICYDQHPTSFYQNLTCLMIWNCGNIKYAFPPSIAKSFHQLQQLVISDCKALKEIVAKEGKNVVVNFVFPNLTLLKLQNLPELTVFYPEIHTSEWPKLEELVVGNCAKYLSFKENNEEIEFNILDPKSIFLEDKINSHLEIFELWNASAKFTWKKQSKSLYISKDESAYIPLGPLQRFQNLKELKLISCNYRGIKRLLDLQSLEVLDLWNCEMLLSPLLSTPFQNLKVLKVKCHSEFFHLFTPSMAGNFFNLITPSTARNLVQLRELSISSCDTLFEIVENEGDATFSSEQVVFNNLNKLSLKNLGLSFFCSGNYSFNFPSLEELIIKFCPKMKYFCPGMLSTPMLHKINYEGMEVENEGNDLNSTMQQAHKEKIVQSYGKDSHGSKLQSHMVSVKKRTLKCIADYIVDVTCKPAGLSHNYGAIFIVLFSIIPWRSVALCGSPLHRPSFFP; this is encoded by the exons ATGCCATCTTCAGCTTCTTTCCAGAATCTTAAATTCCTAAATGTCTATGGTGTGGATGGGTTAGTTGCCTTAACAACACCTTCAGTGGCTAGAAGCTTGGTGCAGTTAAGAGaattgaaattatcattttgtgaAATACTGGTTGAAATAATAGAGAATGAGGGAGATGCAACAACAAGTAGCAAAATTGTTTTTGACAATTTGAAGTTGTTGTACCTTACACAGTTACAATGTCTTACATGCTTTTGTTCTGGGAACTACTCTTTCAATTTCTCATTGCTAGAAGAATTAACTATAGAAGAATGTCCCAATTTGAAGACTTTCTCTCAAGGAATGTTAAGCACTCCAAAGTTGCGCAAAGTCAATTACGAGggattggtaatagaaaatgaGGGGAATGAtcttaacaaaattatacatgGATTGTGCAAAAAGAAAGGCGAG GAAATCTCCGTTGATGTCAAGTACAAGGCATTCAGAGATGATAATTCTACAAAAATTTGCTACGACCAACATCCAACTTccttctatcaaaatttgacatgcTTGATGATTTGGAATTgtggaaatataaaatatgcatttcCACCCTCCATTGCCAAAAGTTTCCATCAACTCCAACAACTAGTGATAAGTGATTGTAAGGCTTTAAAAGAGATTGTtgcaaaagaaggaaaaaatgttGTGGTCAATTTTGTCTTTCCAAATTTAACCTTATTGAAGCTTCAAAATCTACCAGAACTTACAGTTTTCTACCCTGAAATACATACTTCAGAATGGCCAAAGTTGGAAGAGCTGGTCGTGGGAAATTGTGCCAAGTATCTTAGCTTCAAAGAAAACAACGAGGAGATTGAATTTAACATTTTAGATCCAAAATCTATCTTCTTGGAAGATAAG ATCAACTCCCATTTGGAGATATTTGAATTATGGAATGCTTCAGCAAAATTTACTTGGAAAAAGCAATCTAAGTCTCTTTATATCTCTAAAGATGAGTCAGCATATATTCCACTTGGACCTCTTCAAAGATTTCAAAATCTGAAAGAGCTTAAACTAATTAGCTGTAATTACAGAGGAATTAAGCGGCTATTGGATCTTCAAAGTCTTGAAGTTCTAGATTTATGGAATTGTGAAATGTTGTTGAGTCCACTGCTATCTACACCTTTCCAGAATCTTAAAGTTCTTAAAGTCAAATGTCACTCTGAGTTCTTTCACTTATTTACACCTTCAATGGCTGGAAACTTCTTTAACTTAATTACACCTTCAACGGCTAGAAACTTGGTGCAATTAAGAGAATTGAGCATATCATCCTGTGACACGCTGtttgaaatagtagaaaatGAGGGAGATGCAACATTTAGTAGTGAACAAgttgtttttaacaatttgaacaAATTGTCACTTAAAAATTTAGGTCTTTCATTCTTTTGCTCTGGGAATTACTCTTTCAATTTCCCATCTTTGGAAgagttaattataaaattttgccCCAAAATGAAGTATTTTTGTCCAGGAATGTTAAGCACACCAatgttacacaaaatcaattatgaGGGAATGGAGGTAGAAAATGAAGGGAATGACTTGAATTCAACTATGCAACAAGCACACAAAGAAAAG ATTGTGCAAAGTTATGGGAAAGATTCCCATGGTAGCAAACTGCAAAGTCACATG GTGTCTGTTAAGAAGAGAACGCTGAAATGCATTGCAGATTACATTGTTGATGTAACTTGTAAACCGGCTGGACTCAGTCACAACTATGGAGCCATATTTATCGT CCTTTTCTCTATAATTCCCTGGAGGTCTGTGGCTCTATGTGGTTCTCCTCTGCATCGGCCTAGCTTCTTCCCCTGA
- the LOC123199857 gene encoding uncharacterized protein LOC123199857 isoform X4, with product MPSSASFQNLKFLNVYGVDGLVALTTPSVARSLVQLRELKLSFCEILVEIIENEGDATTSSKIVFDNLKLLYLTQLQCLTCFCSGNYSFNFSLLEELTIEECPNLKTFSQGMLSTPKLRKVNYEGLVIENEGNDLNKIIHGLCKKKGEEISVDVKYKAFRDDNSTKICYDQHPTSFYQNLTCLMIWNCGNIKYAFPPSIAKSFHQLQQLVISDCKALKEIVAKEGKNVVVNFVFPNLTLLKLQNLPELTVFYPEIHTSEWPKLEELVVGNCAKYLSFKENNEEIEFNILDPKSIFLEDKINSHLEIFELWNASAKFTWKKQSKSLYISKDESAYIPLGPLQRFQNLKELKLISCNYRGIKRLLDLQSLEVLDLWNCEMLLSPLLSTPFQNLKVLKVKCHSEFFHLFTPSMAGNFFNLITPSTARNLVQLRELSISSCDTLFEIVENEGDATFSSEQVVFNNLNKLSLKNLGLSFFCSGNYSFNFPSLEELIIKFCPKMKYFCPGMLSTPMLHKINYEGMEVENEGNDLNSTMQQAHKEKIVQSYGKDSHGSKLQSHMQSRVFATQKDSCDVGCSYI from the exons ATGCCATCTTCAGCTTCTTTCCAGAATCTTAAATTCCTAAATGTCTATGGTGTGGATGGGTTAGTTGCCTTAACAACACCTTCAGTGGCTAGAAGCTTGGTGCAGTTAAGAGaattgaaattatcattttgtgaAATACTGGTTGAAATAATAGAGAATGAGGGAGATGCAACAACAAGTAGCAAAATTGTTTTTGACAATTTGAAGTTGTTGTACCTTACACAGTTACAATGTCTTACATGCTTTTGTTCTGGGAACTACTCTTTCAATTTCTCATTGCTAGAAGAATTAACTATAGAAGAATGTCCCAATTTGAAGACTTTCTCTCAAGGAATGTTAAGCACTCCAAAGTTGCGCAAAGTCAATTACGAGggattggtaatagaaaatgaGGGGAATGAtcttaacaaaattatacatgGATTGTGCAAAAAGAAAGGCGAG GAAATCTCCGTTGATGTCAAGTACAAGGCATTCAGAGATGATAATTCTACAAAAATTTGCTACGACCAACATCCAACTTccttctatcaaaatttgacatgcTTGATGATTTGGAATTgtggaaatataaaatatgcatttcCACCCTCCATTGCCAAAAGTTTCCATCAACTCCAACAACTAGTGATAAGTGATTGTAAGGCTTTAAAAGAGATTGTtgcaaaagaaggaaaaaatgttGTGGTCAATTTTGTCTTTCCAAATTTAACCTTATTGAAGCTTCAAAATCTACCAGAACTTACAGTTTTCTACCCTGAAATACATACTTCAGAATGGCCAAAGTTGGAAGAGCTGGTCGTGGGAAATTGTGCCAAGTATCTTAGCTTCAAAGAAAACAACGAGGAGATTGAATTTAACATTTTAGATCCAAAATCTATCTTCTTGGAAGATAAG ATCAACTCCCATTTGGAGATATTTGAATTATGGAATGCTTCAGCAAAATTTACTTGGAAAAAGCAATCTAAGTCTCTTTATATCTCTAAAGATGAGTCAGCATATATTCCACTTGGACCTCTTCAAAGATTTCAAAATCTGAAAGAGCTTAAACTAATTAGCTGTAATTACAGAGGAATTAAGCGGCTATTGGATCTTCAAAGTCTTGAAGTTCTAGATTTATGGAATTGTGAAATGTTGTTGAGTCCACTGCTATCTACACCTTTCCAGAATCTTAAAGTTCTTAAAGTCAAATGTCACTCTGAGTTCTTTCACTTATTTACACCTTCAATGGCTGGAAACTTCTTTAACTTAATTACACCTTCAACGGCTAGAAACTTGGTGCAATTAAGAGAATTGAGCATATCATCCTGTGACACGCTGtttgaaatagtagaaaatGAGGGAGATGCAACATTTAGTAGTGAACAAgttgtttttaacaatttgaacaAATTGTCACTTAAAAATTTAGGTCTTTCATTCTTTTGCTCTGGGAATTACTCTTTCAATTTCCCATCTTTGGAAgagttaattataaaattttgccCCAAAATGAAGTATTTTTGTCCAGGAATGTTAAGCACACCAatgttacacaaaatcaattatgaGGGAATGGAGGTAGAAAATGAAGGGAATGACTTGAATTCAACTATGCAACAAGCACACAAAGAAAAG ATTGTGCAAAGTTATGGGAAAGATTCCCATGGTAGCAAACTGCAAAGTCACATG CAAAGCAGAGTTTTTGCAACCCAAAAGGATTCTTGTGACGTGGgatgttcatatatataa
- the LOC123199857 gene encoding uncharacterized protein LOC123199857 isoform X3 — translation MPSSASFQNLKFLNVYGVDGLVALTTPSVARSLVQLRELKLSFCEILVEIIENEGDATTSSKIVFDNLKLLYLTQLQCLTCFCSGNYSFNFSLLEELTIEECPNLKTFSQGMLSTPKLRKVNYEGLVIENEGNDLNKIIHGLCKKKGEEISVDVKYKAFRDDNSTKICYDQHPTSFYQNLTCLMIWNCGNIKYAFPPSIAKSFHQLQQLVISDCKALKEIVAKEGKNVVVNFVFPNLTLLKLQNLPELTVFYPEIHTSEWPKLEELVVGNCAKYLSFKENNEEIEFNILDPKSIFLEDKINSHLEIFELWNASAKFTWKKQSKSLYISKDESAYIPLGPLQRFQNLKELKLISCNYRGIKRLLDLQSLEVLDLWNCEMLLSPLLSTPFQNLKVLKVKCHSEFFHLFTPSMAGNFFNLITPSTARNLVQLRELSISSCDTLFEIVENEGDATFSSEQVVFNNLNKLSLKNLGLSFFCSGNYSFNFPSLEELIIKFCPKMKYFCPGMLSTPMLHKINYEGMEVENEGNDLNSTMQQAHKEKIVQSYGKDSHGSKLQSHMVSVKKRTLKCIADYIVDVTC, via the exons ATGCCATCTTCAGCTTCTTTCCAGAATCTTAAATTCCTAAATGTCTATGGTGTGGATGGGTTAGTTGCCTTAACAACACCTTCAGTGGCTAGAAGCTTGGTGCAGTTAAGAGaattgaaattatcattttgtgaAATACTGGTTGAAATAATAGAGAATGAGGGAGATGCAACAACAAGTAGCAAAATTGTTTTTGACAATTTGAAGTTGTTGTACCTTACACAGTTACAATGTCTTACATGCTTTTGTTCTGGGAACTACTCTTTCAATTTCTCATTGCTAGAAGAATTAACTATAGAAGAATGTCCCAATTTGAAGACTTTCTCTCAAGGAATGTTAAGCACTCCAAAGTTGCGCAAAGTCAATTACGAGggattggtaatagaaaatgaGGGGAATGAtcttaacaaaattatacatgGATTGTGCAAAAAGAAAGGCGAG GAAATCTCCGTTGATGTCAAGTACAAGGCATTCAGAGATGATAATTCTACAAAAATTTGCTACGACCAACATCCAACTTccttctatcaaaatttgacatgcTTGATGATTTGGAATTgtggaaatataaaatatgcatttcCACCCTCCATTGCCAAAAGTTTCCATCAACTCCAACAACTAGTGATAAGTGATTGTAAGGCTTTAAAAGAGATTGTtgcaaaagaaggaaaaaatgttGTGGTCAATTTTGTCTTTCCAAATTTAACCTTATTGAAGCTTCAAAATCTACCAGAACTTACAGTTTTCTACCCTGAAATACATACTTCAGAATGGCCAAAGTTGGAAGAGCTGGTCGTGGGAAATTGTGCCAAGTATCTTAGCTTCAAAGAAAACAACGAGGAGATTGAATTTAACATTTTAGATCCAAAATCTATCTTCTTGGAAGATAAG ATCAACTCCCATTTGGAGATATTTGAATTATGGAATGCTTCAGCAAAATTTACTTGGAAAAAGCAATCTAAGTCTCTTTATATCTCTAAAGATGAGTCAGCATATATTCCACTTGGACCTCTTCAAAGATTTCAAAATCTGAAAGAGCTTAAACTAATTAGCTGTAATTACAGAGGAATTAAGCGGCTATTGGATCTTCAAAGTCTTGAAGTTCTAGATTTATGGAATTGTGAAATGTTGTTGAGTCCACTGCTATCTACACCTTTCCAGAATCTTAAAGTTCTTAAAGTCAAATGTCACTCTGAGTTCTTTCACTTATTTACACCTTCAATGGCTGGAAACTTCTTTAACTTAATTACACCTTCAACGGCTAGAAACTTGGTGCAATTAAGAGAATTGAGCATATCATCCTGTGACACGCTGtttgaaatagtagaaaatGAGGGAGATGCAACATTTAGTAGTGAACAAgttgtttttaacaatttgaacaAATTGTCACTTAAAAATTTAGGTCTTTCATTCTTTTGCTCTGGGAATTACTCTTTCAATTTCCCATCTTTGGAAgagttaattataaaattttgccCCAAAATGAAGTATTTTTGTCCAGGAATGTTAAGCACACCAatgttacacaaaatcaattatgaGGGAATGGAGGTAGAAAATGAAGGGAATGACTTGAATTCAACTATGCAACAAGCACACAAAGAAAAG ATTGTGCAAAGTTATGGGAAAGATTCCCATGGTAGCAAACTGCAAAGTCACATG
- the LOC123199857 gene encoding uncharacterized protein LOC123199857 isoform X1, with translation MPSSASFQNLKFLNVYGVDGLVALTTPSVARSLVQLRELKLSFCEILVEIIENEGDATTSSKIVFDNLKLLYLTQLQCLTCFCSGNYSFNFSLLEELTIEECPNLKTFSQGMLSTPKLRKVNYEGLVIENEGNDLNKIIHGLCKKKGEEISVDVKYKAFRDDNSTKICYDQHPTSFYQNLTCLMIWNCGNIKYAFPPSIAKSFHQLQQLVISDCKALKEIVAKEGKNVVVNFVFPNLTLLKLQNLPELTVFYPEIHTSEWPKLEELVVGNCAKYLSFKENNEEIEFNILDPKSIFLEDKINSHLEIFELWNASAKFTWKKQSKSLYISKDESAYIPLGPLQRFQNLKELKLISCNYRGIKRLLDLQSLEVLDLWNCEMLLSPLLSTPFQNLKVLKVKCHSEFFHLFTPSMAGNFFNLITPSTARNLVQLRELSISSCDTLFEIVENEGDATFSSEQVVFNNLNKLSLKNLGLSFFCSGNYSFNFPSLEELIIKFCPKMKYFCPGMLSTPMLHKINYEGMEVENEGNDLNSTMQQAHKEKVGSDIRTLNLNGRDIMVIWQGEFQENFCIVETLELIMDEYKYIPIQILQKFVNLKKLILKVSSYEELFSFGEGEKDIGVITNLKQLELWGLFNLKCISKQDSRLNSILQNLHSLYVNHCHNLTTLLLSSQSFENLRTLRVHHCNGMQNLMISSTTKSLVCLENLSIKECEIMIEVLADEGDIENGEIVFKKLKYLTLSGIESLTHFYFGNYTLKFPLLESLYVSRCFKMKTFSRGDLSMPRLVAVNSKNCSSDLNSVTQQLQNDCAKLWERFPW, from the exons ATGCCATCTTCAGCTTCTTTCCAGAATCTTAAATTCCTAAATGTCTATGGTGTGGATGGGTTAGTTGCCTTAACAACACCTTCAGTGGCTAGAAGCTTGGTGCAGTTAAGAGaattgaaattatcattttgtgaAATACTGGTTGAAATAATAGAGAATGAGGGAGATGCAACAACAAGTAGCAAAATTGTTTTTGACAATTTGAAGTTGTTGTACCTTACACAGTTACAATGTCTTACATGCTTTTGTTCTGGGAACTACTCTTTCAATTTCTCATTGCTAGAAGAATTAACTATAGAAGAATGTCCCAATTTGAAGACTTTCTCTCAAGGAATGTTAAGCACTCCAAAGTTGCGCAAAGTCAATTACGAGggattggtaatagaaaatgaGGGGAATGAtcttaacaaaattatacatgGATTGTGCAAAAAGAAAGGCGAG GAAATCTCCGTTGATGTCAAGTACAAGGCATTCAGAGATGATAATTCTACAAAAATTTGCTACGACCAACATCCAACTTccttctatcaaaatttgacatgcTTGATGATTTGGAATTgtggaaatataaaatatgcatttcCACCCTCCATTGCCAAAAGTTTCCATCAACTCCAACAACTAGTGATAAGTGATTGTAAGGCTTTAAAAGAGATTGTtgcaaaagaaggaaaaaatgttGTGGTCAATTTTGTCTTTCCAAATTTAACCTTATTGAAGCTTCAAAATCTACCAGAACTTACAGTTTTCTACCCTGAAATACATACTTCAGAATGGCCAAAGTTGGAAGAGCTGGTCGTGGGAAATTGTGCCAAGTATCTTAGCTTCAAAGAAAACAACGAGGAGATTGAATTTAACATTTTAGATCCAAAATCTATCTTCTTGGAAGATAAG ATCAACTCCCATTTGGAGATATTTGAATTATGGAATGCTTCAGCAAAATTTACTTGGAAAAAGCAATCTAAGTCTCTTTATATCTCTAAAGATGAGTCAGCATATATTCCACTTGGACCTCTTCAAAGATTTCAAAATCTGAAAGAGCTTAAACTAATTAGCTGTAATTACAGAGGAATTAAGCGGCTATTGGATCTTCAAAGTCTTGAAGTTCTAGATTTATGGAATTGTGAAATGTTGTTGAGTCCACTGCTATCTACACCTTTCCAGAATCTTAAAGTTCTTAAAGTCAAATGTCACTCTGAGTTCTTTCACTTATTTACACCTTCAATGGCTGGAAACTTCTTTAACTTAATTACACCTTCAACGGCTAGAAACTTGGTGCAATTAAGAGAATTGAGCATATCATCCTGTGACACGCTGtttgaaatagtagaaaatGAGGGAGATGCAACATTTAGTAGTGAACAAgttgtttttaacaatttgaacaAATTGTCACTTAAAAATTTAGGTCTTTCATTCTTTTGCTCTGGGAATTACTCTTTCAATTTCCCATCTTTGGAAgagttaattataaaattttgccCCAAAATGAAGTATTTTTGTCCAGGAATGTTAAGCACACCAatgttacacaaaatcaattatgaGGGAATGGAGGTAGAAAATGAAGGGAATGACTTGAATTCAACTATGCAACAAGCACACAAAGAAAAG GTTGGCTCCGATATAAGGACATTGAATTTAAATGGAAGGGATATCATGGTGATTTGGCAAGGAGAGTTTCAAGAGAACTTTTGCATAGTAGAAACTCTTGAATTGATTAtggatgaatataaatatattccaattcaaatccttcagaaatttgtTAATCTTAAAAAGCTCATATTGAAAGTGAGTTCATACGAAGAACTATTCTCGTTTGGAGAAGGTGAAAAGGACATTGGAGTAATCACAAACTTAAAACAATTAGAATTGTGGgggctttttaatttaaagtgcaTTTCAAAGCAAGACTCTCGACTGAactcaattcttcaaaatcttcattcttTATATGTAAACCATTGTCACAATTTGACTACTTTGCTGCTGTCTTCACaatcttttgaaaatctaaggACTTTGAGGGTACATCATTGTAATGGAATGCAAAACTTAATGATATCCTCAACAACCAAAAGTCTAGTGTGccttgaaaatttgtcaataaaaGAATGTGAAATAATGATAGAAGTACTAGCAGATGAAGGAGATATAGAGAATggtgaaattgtttttaagaaATTGAAGTACTTGACCTTGAGTGGTATAGAAAGTCTCACACACTTCTACTTTGGGAATTACACCTTAAAATTCCCATTATTGGAAAGTTTATATGTGAGTAGATGCTTTAAGATGAAAACTTTCTCTAGAGGAGATTTAAGCATGCCAAGGTTAGTAGCGGTGAATTCGAAAAACTGTTCAAGTGACCTAAATTCAGTCacacaacaattacaaaatg ATTGTGCAAAGTTATGGGAAAGATTCCCATGGTAG
- the LOC123199857 gene encoding uncharacterized protein LOC123199857 isoform X5 produces MPSSASFQNLKFLNVYGVDGLVALTTPSVARSLVQLRELKLSFCEILVEIIENEGDATTSSKIVFDNLKLLYLTQLQCLTCFCSGNYSFNFSLLEELTIEECPNLKTFSQGMLSTPKLRKVNYEGLVIENEGNDLNKIIHGLCKKKGEEISVDVKYKAFRDDNSTKICYDQHPTSFYQNLTCLMIWNCGNIKYAFPPSIAKSFHQLQQLVISDCKALKEIVAKEGKNVVVNFVFPNLTLLKLQNLPELTVFYPEIHTSEWPKLEELVVGNCAKYLSFKENNEEIEFNILDPKSIFLEDKINSHLEIFELWNASAKFTWKKQSKSLYISKDESAYIPLGPLQRFQNLKELKLISCNYRGIKRLLDLQSLEVLDLWNCEMLLSPLLSTPFQNLKVLKVKCHSEFFHLFTPSMAGNFFNLITPSTARNLVQLRELSISSCDTLFEIVENEGDATFSSEQVVFNNLNKLSLKNLGLSFFCSGNYSFNFPSLEELIIKFCPKMKYFCPGMLSTPMLHKINYEGMEVENEGNDLNSTMQQAHKEKIVQSYGKDSHGSKLQSHMITLLM; encoded by the exons ATGCCATCTTCAGCTTCTTTCCAGAATCTTAAATTCCTAAATGTCTATGGTGTGGATGGGTTAGTTGCCTTAACAACACCTTCAGTGGCTAGAAGCTTGGTGCAGTTAAGAGaattgaaattatcattttgtgaAATACTGGTTGAAATAATAGAGAATGAGGGAGATGCAACAACAAGTAGCAAAATTGTTTTTGACAATTTGAAGTTGTTGTACCTTACACAGTTACAATGTCTTACATGCTTTTGTTCTGGGAACTACTCTTTCAATTTCTCATTGCTAGAAGAATTAACTATAGAAGAATGTCCCAATTTGAAGACTTTCTCTCAAGGAATGTTAAGCACTCCAAAGTTGCGCAAAGTCAATTACGAGggattggtaatagaaaatgaGGGGAATGAtcttaacaaaattatacatgGATTGTGCAAAAAGAAAGGCGAG GAAATCTCCGTTGATGTCAAGTACAAGGCATTCAGAGATGATAATTCTACAAAAATTTGCTACGACCAACATCCAACTTccttctatcaaaatttgacatgcTTGATGATTTGGAATTgtggaaatataaaatatgcatttcCACCCTCCATTGCCAAAAGTTTCCATCAACTCCAACAACTAGTGATAAGTGATTGTAAGGCTTTAAAAGAGATTGTtgcaaaagaaggaaaaaatgttGTGGTCAATTTTGTCTTTCCAAATTTAACCTTATTGAAGCTTCAAAATCTACCAGAACTTACAGTTTTCTACCCTGAAATACATACTTCAGAATGGCCAAAGTTGGAAGAGCTGGTCGTGGGAAATTGTGCCAAGTATCTTAGCTTCAAAGAAAACAACGAGGAGATTGAATTTAACATTTTAGATCCAAAATCTATCTTCTTGGAAGATAAG ATCAACTCCCATTTGGAGATATTTGAATTATGGAATGCTTCAGCAAAATTTACTTGGAAAAAGCAATCTAAGTCTCTTTATATCTCTAAAGATGAGTCAGCATATATTCCACTTGGACCTCTTCAAAGATTTCAAAATCTGAAAGAGCTTAAACTAATTAGCTGTAATTACAGAGGAATTAAGCGGCTATTGGATCTTCAAAGTCTTGAAGTTCTAGATTTATGGAATTGTGAAATGTTGTTGAGTCCACTGCTATCTACACCTTTCCAGAATCTTAAAGTTCTTAAAGTCAAATGTCACTCTGAGTTCTTTCACTTATTTACACCTTCAATGGCTGGAAACTTCTTTAACTTAATTACACCTTCAACGGCTAGAAACTTGGTGCAATTAAGAGAATTGAGCATATCATCCTGTGACACGCTGtttgaaatagtagaaaatGAGGGAGATGCAACATTTAGTAGTGAACAAgttgtttttaacaatttgaacaAATTGTCACTTAAAAATTTAGGTCTTTCATTCTTTTGCTCTGGGAATTACTCTTTCAATTTCCCATCTTTGGAAgagttaattataaaattttgccCCAAAATGAAGTATTTTTGTCCAGGAATGTTAAGCACACCAatgttacacaaaatcaattatgaGGGAATGGAGGTAGAAAATGAAGGGAATGACTTGAATTCAACTATGCAACAAGCACACAAAGAAAAG ATTGTGCAAAGTTATGGGAAAGATTCCCATGGTAGCAAACTGCAAAGTCACATG ATTACATTGTTGATGTAA